A window of Mucilaginibacter sp. PAMC 26640 contains these coding sequences:
- a CDS encoding tryptophan 2,3-dioxygenase: MSISPEIEQKIALLQEKYEAMGQDMSSYLDGLLHADFLTYWDYIHLDTLLSLQSPKTPFPDEEIFIMYHQITELYFKLALHECKQIAAAEPLTAEFFIARVKRINRYFEALTNSFEIMVDGMEKEQFLQFRMSLLPASGFQSGQYRMIEIYATDFINLVAKGQREAMRGRSIADQFEYIYWKFGATELSTGKKTLTLKQFEKKYATTFVELGKSVATTNFYSLLNQLKKNSQHTASLEEQLRQLDVNVNVNWPLSHYKSAVRYLHREPEEIKATGGTNWQKYLPPRFQKRIFYPSLWSAVELENWGKAWVEKAVSSLR; this comes from the coding sequence ATGAGCATCTCTCCCGAAATAGAACAAAAGATAGCCCTGCTGCAGGAAAAATACGAAGCAATGGGGCAGGATATGAGTTCTTATCTGGACGGGCTATTACATGCCGATTTCCTAACCTATTGGGACTACATTCACCTGGACACCTTGCTGAGTTTGCAAAGCCCTAAAACGCCGTTTCCGGATGAGGAGATCTTTATTATGTATCACCAGATAACGGAGCTATACTTTAAACTTGCCCTGCACGAATGTAAACAGATTGCTGCCGCTGAGCCTTTAACAGCAGAATTTTTCATCGCCCGTGTCAAACGCATCAACCGCTACTTTGAAGCCCTGACCAATTCGTTCGAGATCATGGTGGATGGAATGGAGAAAGAGCAGTTTTTGCAGTTCCGAATGTCGTTATTACCGGCCAGTGGATTCCAAAGCGGGCAGTATCGTATGATAGAGATCTATGCAACTGATTTCATTAACCTGGTGGCAAAAGGCCAGCGCGAAGCCATGCGCGGCAGGAGCATAGCAGATCAGTTTGAATATATCTATTGGAAATTTGGCGCCACCGAATTATCTACCGGGAAGAAAACACTCACCCTGAAACAGTTCGAGAAGAAATACGCTACAACTTTTGTAGAGCTGGGCAAAAGCGTTGCGACAACCAACTTCTACAGCTTACTAAATCAGCTTAAGAAAAATAGTCAGCATACTGCTTCACTGGAAGAACAGCTAAGGCAGCTGGACGTGAATGTGAACGTTAACTGGCCTTTATCACACTATAAATCTGCAGTACGTTACCTGCATCGCGAGCCTGAGGAAATAAAAGCGACAGGCGGCACCAACTGGCAAAAATACCTGCCTCCGCGTTTTCAAAAACGCATATTTTATCCTTCGCTCTGGTCGGCAGTAGAACTGGAGAACTGGGGTAAAGCCTGGGTTGAAAAAGCAGTGAGCAGTTTGCGGTAG
- a CDS encoding arginase, producing the protein MSLADFFTPIDLKKITPKNGFYTSQLGDKIDHNSVAFPDLEEKTDIAIIGVMDDRNAINNSGCALGPDYVREKLYQLNEGGYTTRIVDLGNITRGEKVTDTYFALKTVVEELIKKDIIPVIIGGGQDLTYAQYMGYESLEQKVDVLVVDSHFDLDDDGFGDSIETNSIAYLNKIFLHEPNYLFNFSNLGYQTYFASQESLSVMNKLYFDVHRLGELAGNISVTEPVIRNANMVSFDMGAIRSSDGGGNANAKPNGFYGEDACQICRYAGFNDKLTSIGFYEFNPAYDTNGQTAMLLSQMVWYFIDGFYNRKKDFPLNPKSQYLIYKTSLKHEEHELVFVKSKKSDRWWMQVPYPTGGSKNERFHLVPCRYDDYKTARSGEMPDLWWRTFQKLN; encoded by the coding sequence ATGTCTTTAGCCGATTTTTTTACACCTATTGATCTTAAAAAGATAACGCCTAAAAACGGGTTTTATACCAGTCAGCTGGGGGATAAGATCGATCACAACTCCGTTGCCTTCCCAGATCTGGAGGAGAAAACGGACATCGCCATCATCGGTGTAATGGACGACCGCAATGCCATCAATAACTCCGGCTGCGCTTTAGGGCCGGACTACGTACGCGAAAAACTTTACCAGCTGAACGAGGGTGGCTACACTACCCGTATAGTAGACCTGGGCAACATCACCCGCGGCGAAAAAGTGACTGATACTTATTTCGCACTTAAAACAGTAGTGGAAGAACTGATCAAAAAAGATATCATTCCCGTGATCATCGGTGGGGGGCAGGACCTTACCTACGCACAATATATGGGCTACGAAAGCCTGGAACAAAAGGTGGATGTGCTGGTGGTTGATTCGCATTTCGATTTGGACGATGACGGTTTTGGCGATAGTATTGAAACCAACTCAATCGCCTATCTCAACAAGATCTTCCTGCACGAACCCAACTATCTCTTCAATTTCAGCAACCTGGGTTACCAAACCTATTTTGCCAGCCAGGAGAGTTTGAGCGTAATGAATAAGTTATACTTTGATGTTCATCGCCTGGGCGAACTCGCCGGAAACATCTCCGTAACGGAGCCTGTTATCCGCAATGCGAATATGGTGAGTTTCGATATGGGTGCCATCCGCTCGTCAGACGGTGGAGGTAATGCCAACGCAAAGCCAAATGGTTTTTATGGTGAAGATGCCTGCCAGATCTGCCGGTATGCCGGCTTCAATGATAAGCTAACGTCTATCGGTTTTTATGAATTTAACCCGGCTTACGATACCAACGGCCAAACAGCCATGCTACTCTCACAAATGGTGTGGTATTTTATAGATGGATTTTACAACCGCAAGAAGGATTTTCCCCTCAACCCAAAATCGCAGTATTTGATCTACAAAACCAGCCTCAAGCACGAAGAACACGAACTGGTATTTGTGAAAAGCAAAAAAAGCGACCGCTGGTGGATGCAGGTGCCATACCCTACGGGCGGGTCTAAAAACGAACGCTTTCACCTGGTGCCATGCCGGTACGACGATTATAAAACTGCACGCTCCGGCGAAATGCCCGATCTGTGGTGGCGCACCTTCCAAAAATTAAACTGA
- a CDS encoding voltage-gated chloride channel protein has product MFKIFFSSQLNLVKYLIRWLVILLPVAVAIGSMVALFLWLLSWAIHYRFAHAWLLYLLPLAGIVIHLLYKWYGQSAERGNNLIIDEIHQTGAGVPKRMAPLILITTVITHLFGGSAGREGTAVQIGGSLAHLFASLFNLSEADKKIVLTAGVAAGFGAVFGTPLAGTIFALEVIAIGRIQYTALMPCLIAGLVGDITVAAWGIKHTLYHIDVVNTGQAFYGNHLPLSFLLLGKVILSAALFGLASYLFAKFVHLVKSTALKLIKISWLIPVAGGLIIIGLTFLLGKPDYLSLGVEAEHPEAVTILSAFQQGGADAFSWLWKLVYTGITLGTGFKGGEVTPLFYIGATLGNTLAGLLNAPVSLFAALGFIAVFAGATNTPLACTLMGIELFGGEYALLFAVACFTAYFFSGEGGIYPAQLVAHPKIPAEEGQKQDYVKRMLSKYKL; this is encoded by the coding sequence ATGTTTAAAATATTCTTTTCCAGTCAGCTCAATCTCGTAAAATATCTTATTCGTTGGTTGGTTATCCTTCTCCCGGTTGCTGTTGCAATTGGCAGCATGGTGGCGCTTTTTCTATGGTTGTTAAGCTGGGCCATTCATTACCGTTTCGCGCACGCATGGTTGTTATACTTGCTGCCGCTGGCCGGTATTGTTATTCATTTGCTTTATAAATGGTACGGGCAAAGTGCCGAGCGGGGAAATAACCTTATTATCGATGAAATTCATCAAACCGGTGCCGGTGTGCCCAAACGGATGGCACCGCTGATTTTGATCACCACTGTTATTACCCATTTATTTGGTGGTTCTGCTGGTCGCGAGGGTACGGCTGTGCAAATTGGCGGCAGCCTGGCTCACCTGTTCGCGTCGCTGTTTAACCTTAGCGAAGCCGATAAAAAAATTGTACTCACCGCTGGAGTTGCCGCCGGTTTTGGCGCAGTGTTTGGTACCCCGCTGGCCGGGACGATCTTCGCATTGGAGGTGATTGCAATAGGCCGCATTCAATACACCGCGTTAATGCCCTGTTTAATTGCCGGCTTAGTTGGTGACATTACGGTTGCTGCCTGGGGTATTAAACACACCCTATACCATATAGACGTGGTGAATACCGGGCAGGCGTTCTATGGTAATCACTTGCCTTTAAGTTTTTTGCTGCTGGGCAAGGTAATCCTGTCTGCGGCCCTTTTTGGGCTGGCGAGTTACCTTTTTGCAAAGTTTGTGCACCTGGTAAAAAGCACTGCCCTTAAGTTGATCAAGATCAGCTGGCTCATCCCTGTAGCAGGTGGACTGATCATCATTGGCCTTACTTTTTTACTAGGAAAGCCGGATTATTTAAGCCTGGGTGTTGAGGCAGAGCACCCGGAGGCGGTAACTATCCTATCCGCCTTTCAGCAGGGCGGTGCCGATGCATTTAGCTGGCTGTGGAAGCTGGTGTACACCGGTATAACCTTAGGTACAGGCTTCAAAGGGGGGGAGGTTACCCCGCTGTTTTACATAGGGGCCACCTTGGGTAATACCCTGGCCGGTTTGCTGAATGCCCCGGTGAGCCTGTTTGCCGCGCTTGGGTTTATAGCAGTTTTTGCCGGGGCAACCAATACCCCGCTGGCCTGTACTTTAATGGGGATCGAGCTTTTTGGCGGTGAGTACGCCCTGTTGTTTGCGGTGGCTTGTTTTACGGCGTATTTTTTTAGCGGGGAAGGGGGCATTTACCCGGCCCAGTTAGTAGCGCATCCTAAAATTCCTGCGGAAGAAGGGCAAAAGCAGGATTATGTAAAACGAATGCTCTCAAAATATAAATTATAG
- a CDS encoding phosphoribosylamine--glycine ligase (catalyzes the formation of N(1)-(5-phospho-D-ribosyl)glycinamide from 5-phospho-D-ribosylamine and glycine in purine biosynthesis) gives MNILILGSGGRESAFAWKISQSPKCDNLFIAPGNAGTGQYGTNVNLKVTDFEGIKTFAVSNAISLVLVGPEEPLVKGIHDFFLADEQLKHIPVIGPQQEAAQLEGSKDFSKLFMQRNNIPTAASKTFTKDTLQDGFAYLATAGLPVVLKADGLAAGKGVLICLTLEEAQLELVEMLTEAKFGNASSKVVIEQFLQGIELSVFVMTDGTNYKILPEAKDYKRIGEGDTGLNTGGMGSVSPVPFADAAFMEKVEQRVIIPTIEGLKNEGIPYKGFIFIGLMNTQGEPWVIEYNCRMGDPETESVMPRIDSDFVDLLQGVAEGNLNEKELLISDKTAATVVCVAGGYPGEYLKDKAISGIENVRDSHVFHAGTSLNGEEILSTGGRVLAITSLQNDMFSALQQATADAARIYYDGVYFRKDIGFDLL, from the coding sequence ATGAATATCCTGATCCTCGGTTCGGGCGGAAGGGAAAGCGCCTTCGCCTGGAAAATTTCCCAAAGCCCTAAATGCGATAATCTTTTTATTGCACCGGGTAATGCCGGCACAGGCCAATATGGCACCAACGTTAACCTTAAGGTTACCGATTTTGAAGGCATCAAAACTTTTGCGGTAAGCAATGCGATCAGCCTGGTATTGGTTGGACCCGAGGAACCGCTGGTAAAGGGCATTCATGATTTCTTTTTGGCAGATGAGCAGCTAAAGCATATCCCGGTGATAGGCCCGCAGCAGGAAGCTGCCCAACTAGAAGGCAGTAAGGATTTCAGTAAGTTGTTTATGCAGCGCAATAATATCCCTACAGCAGCATCAAAAACATTTACAAAAGACACTTTGCAGGATGGTTTTGCTTACCTGGCAACTGCCGGCTTGCCGGTAGTTTTAAAAGCGGATGGATTAGCAGCCGGTAAAGGCGTATTAATTTGCCTGACACTGGAAGAAGCCCAGCTGGAGCTAGTAGAAATGCTTACCGAGGCTAAGTTCGGCAATGCCAGCTCCAAAGTTGTAATAGAGCAATTTTTACAGGGCATCGAGCTATCCGTTTTTGTGATGACCGATGGCACCAACTACAAAATACTGCCGGAAGCCAAAGACTACAAACGCATTGGCGAAGGTGATACCGGTTTGAATACAGGCGGTATGGGTTCTGTTTCTCCGGTTCCGTTTGCTGACGCTGCTTTTATGGAGAAGGTAGAGCAAAGGGTGATCATCCCAACAATTGAAGGTTTAAAGAACGAAGGCATCCCGTACAAAGGCTTTATTTTCATCGGACTGATGAATACACAAGGCGAGCCTTGGGTAATAGAATACAACTGCCGCATGGGCGACCCGGAGACGGAAAGCGTTATGCCACGCATCGACTCTGATTTTGTGGATTTGCTGCAAGGTGTTGCTGAGGGCAACCTGAATGAAAAGGAATTACTTATCTCTGATAAAACTGCAGCAACCGTTGTGTGCGTAGCAGGCGGTTATCCAGGCGAATACCTAAAAGATAAAGCCATCAGCGGGATAGAGAATGTGCGCGATTCGCATGTGTTCCATGCCGGCACATCGTTAAACGGTGAAGAGATCTTATCAACCGGCGGCCGGGTATTGGCCATTACCTCGTTACAAAATGATATGTTCAGTGCCCTGCAACAAGCCACCGCAGATGCAGCCAGGATCTATTACGACGGCGTATATTTCCGGAAAGACATCGGATTTGATTTGTTGTAG
- a CDS encoding 23S rRNA (uracil-5-)-methyltransferase RumA, which yields MGRSGKPRVNKVFENVTVIDIAEEGKGVGKADDFVLFIEKAIPGDVADVEVYRSKKNFGEAKITRLIQPSEYRTTPFCEHFGTCGGCKWQHMTYDAQLKFKQKAVHDALTRLAKIDVEHMDAIVPSPADRYYRNKLEYTFSNKRWLYDGENREDEALDMNALGFHIPGRFDKILNINHCYLQAEPSNDLRNSINQYAKEQGISYYDVRQHTGALRNLIIRTSSTGEIMVIVVFAHADEEQVANLMTFVDTRFPQITSLLYILNTKMNDTIFDQEVKSWKGPEYIHEEMPGGNGKAIRFRVGPKSFYQTNSIQALKLYEITRDFAGFKGDELVYDLYTGAGTIANFIAGHVREVVGVEYVPTAIEDAKVNSEINNITNTKFFAGDMKDVLVADFVAEHGKPDVIITDPPRAGMHADVVARLMEIEAPKIVYVSCNAATQARDLVVLKEKYDTVKIQPVDMFPHTQHVENVVLLKLREVL from the coding sequence ATGGGCAGATCTGGTAAACCACGGGTAAATAAAGTTTTTGAGAACGTTACAGTAATAGACATCGCTGAAGAAGGCAAAGGTGTTGGCAAAGCAGATGATTTTGTTTTGTTTATAGAAAAAGCCATTCCCGGTGATGTGGCCGATGTAGAGGTTTACCGCAGCAAAAAGAATTTCGGCGAGGCGAAGATCACCCGTTTAATCCAGCCTTCCGAATACCGTACCACCCCGTTTTGCGAACACTTTGGCACCTGCGGCGGTTGCAAATGGCAACACATGACCTATGATGCCCAGTTGAAGTTTAAGCAAAAGGCCGTACACGATGCCCTTACCCGCTTGGCTAAGATCGATGTGGAGCATATGGATGCCATTGTACCATCCCCGGCCGATCGCTATTACCGCAATAAACTGGAATATACATTCTCCAACAAACGCTGGCTATACGATGGCGAAAACCGGGAAGATGAAGCGCTGGATATGAATGCGCTCGGTTTCCACATTCCCGGCCGTTTTGATAAGATCCTGAATATTAATCATTGTTACCTGCAGGCCGAACCATCTAACGATCTGCGCAATAGCATTAACCAATATGCCAAAGAGCAGGGTATCAGTTATTACGATGTTCGCCAGCATACGGGCGCATTGCGTAATTTGATCATCCGTACCTCGTCTACCGGGGAGATCATGGTGATCGTAGTTTTCGCTCACGCAGATGAAGAGCAGGTGGCTAACCTGATGACATTTGTGGATACGAGATTCCCGCAGATCACATCTTTGCTGTATATCCTCAATACCAAAATGAATGATACCATTTTCGACCAGGAGGTGAAAAGCTGGAAAGGCCCCGAGTATATTCACGAGGAAATGCCAGGTGGAAATGGCAAGGCGATCCGGTTCAGAGTTGGCCCTAAGTCGTTTTATCAAACCAACTCTATCCAGGCTTTGAAACTGTACGAGATCACCCGCGACTTTGCCGGATTTAAAGGCGATGAGTTGGTGTATGACCTTTATACCGGTGCCGGTACCATCGCGAACTTTATTGCCGGCCATGTGCGCGAAGTGGTAGGGGTAGAGTATGTACCTACCGCTATTGAAGATGCCAAAGTAAACTCGGAGATCAACAACATTACCAATACCAAATTCTTTGCCGGCGATATGAAGGATGTTTTGGTGGCAGATTTTGTGGCCGAGCATGGCAAACCCGATGTGATCATCACCGACCCGCCGCGGGCCGGCATGCACGCCGACGTAGTTGCCCGACTAATGGAAATTGAAGCCCCTAAAATTGTTTACGTAAGCTGCAATGCCGCCACCCAGGCCCGCGACCTGGTCGTGTTAAAAGAGAAATATGATACGGTAAAAATTCAGCCGGTGGATATGTTCCCGCACACCCAGCATGTGGAGAACGTGGTGCTGTTAAAGCTAAGGGAGGTTTTGTAA
- a CDS encoding phosphoserine phosphatase, translating to MDQYFIIDFDSTFTQVEALDELARISLKNHPDREAIYKQIEDLTNASMEGRLSFTESLQARVKLLCANRNHLKQLISHLKKKVSTSFSRNTIFFKNHQEEVLIVSGGFKEFIIPVVTEYHIKRENIYANTFEFDEEGNIVGYDKTNPLSQEGGKVKLLKELNLPGEIFGIGDGYSDFQLKESGMIKKFFAFTENIERKSVAEKADHITPSFDEFLYINKLPRAISYPKNRIKCLVVGGIDDEALAQMKREGYNLRHKEAIADKYLEEAGVLICDEENQPSVEQIQNAGRLKVIGCFGKANRKLAEAACNAGIIVFDDPKDNPRNGDFIPKRVIAFMNEGRTHMSCNFPDLQPPRNNNAHRLIHIHKNVPGILAKINEVFARHNINIVGEFLVTNPQIGYVITDVNVGYEAGVLNELKAIDHTIKFRLLY from the coding sequence ATGGATCAGTATTTCATCATAGATTTCGATAGTACCTTTACACAGGTTGAAGCTTTAGACGAACTTGCCCGAATCTCCTTAAAAAATCATCCCGACAGGGAGGCCATTTACAAACAGATAGAAGACCTTACCAATGCATCAATGGAAGGCCGCCTTTCTTTTACCGAGAGCCTGCAGGCAAGGGTAAAACTACTATGCGCTAACCGCAATCACCTGAAGCAACTGATTAGCCACCTTAAAAAGAAGGTGTCTACATCCTTTTCCAGAAACACCATATTCTTTAAAAACCACCAGGAAGAGGTGCTAATCGTATCGGGCGGCTTTAAAGAATTCATTATCCCGGTGGTAACCGAGTACCACATCAAAAGAGAGAATATTTACGCCAATACTTTTGAGTTTGATGAAGAAGGCAATATTGTAGGGTATGATAAAACTAACCCGTTATCGCAGGAGGGCGGTAAGGTTAAACTGCTTAAGGAGCTGAACCTCCCGGGCGAGATCTTTGGTATTGGAGATGGTTATTCAGATTTTCAGCTAAAGGAATCGGGCATGATCAAAAAATTCTTCGCCTTTACCGAGAATATCGAACGTAAATCCGTAGCTGAAAAAGCCGACCATATCACCCCAAGCTTTGATGAATTTTTATATATCAACAAACTGCCAAGGGCTATTTCTTACCCTAAAAACCGCATTAAATGTTTAGTAGTAGGTGGAATTGACGATGAGGCATTAGCGCAAATGAAACGCGAAGGGTACAATCTGCGCCACAAAGAAGCGATAGCCGATAAATATTTGGAGGAAGCCGGTGTATTAATTTGCGATGAGGAAAACCAGCCAAGCGTTGAGCAGATTCAAAATGCCGGGCGATTAAAAGTAATAGGCTGCTTTGGCAAAGCCAACCGTAAACTTGCTGAAGCCGCCTGCAATGCCGGCATCATTGTTTTTGATGACCCTAAAGATAACCCGCGCAACGGTGACTTCATCCCGAAAAGGGTAATTGCATTCATGAATGAGGGCCGTACGCACATGAGCTGTAACTTCCCTGATCTGCAGCCGCCACGCAACAACAACGCCCACCGGTTGATCCACATCCACAAGAACGTACCTGGGATCCTTGCTAAAATAAACGAAGTATTTGCCCGCCACAACATCAACATTGTTGGGGAGTTTTTGGTAACCAACCCACAAATAGGCTATGTAATTACCGATGTAAATGTTGGGTACGAAGCAGGCGTATTAAATGAATTAAAAGCAATAGATCATACGATCAAGTTCAGGCTGCTTTACTAG
- a CDS encoding nucleoside-diphosphate sugar epimerase gives MILVTGATGFLGAELAKELILRGNYIRCTKRASSVIPDLLLPYPAKIEWVDADLMDAFALEAALDGITEVYNCAAWVSLKAADKNPMIRTNVRGTATLVDFCTEKNIRMVHTSSVAAVGEAKPGELINENHHLDPTLENDGYAISKLESEMEVWRGIAEGLDAVIVNPTIILGASAGIEGSGQIFETVRKGLKFYTSGTMGFVDVQDVAKCMIALMDSDISGERYIINGENRSYQQLFSEIAGFLGVPAPAKLAKPWLMEVAWRGASLWGSLTGHDPAIDKTSAKAASVVREFDTSKIRKAIGFEFKPLSETVKEVCESFKD, from the coding sequence ATGATACTCGTTACCGGTGCAACAGGTTTTTTAGGAGCAGAATTAGCGAAGGAGCTGATCCTGCGGGGTAATTATATCCGCTGCACAAAGAGGGCATCGTCTGTTATACCCGACCTGCTGTTGCCCTACCCTGCAAAGATAGAATGGGTTGATGCAGACCTGATGGATGCTTTTGCCCTAGAAGCTGCACTGGATGGCATAACAGAGGTGTACAATTGTGCTGCGTGGGTAAGCTTAAAGGCTGCGGATAAAAACCCAATGATCCGTACTAATGTAAGAGGGACCGCAACACTGGTTGATTTTTGTACCGAAAAAAATATTCGTATGGTGCATACCAGTTCGGTAGCGGCCGTAGGAGAAGCTAAACCCGGCGAACTCATCAATGAAAATCACCACCTGGACCCTACCCTTGAAAACGACGGCTATGCGATCTCGAAACTGGAAAGTGAAATGGAAGTTTGGCGCGGCATTGCCGAGGGGCTGGATGCGGTTATTGTAAACCCAACCATTATTTTAGGTGCCAGTGCCGGGATTGAAGGCAGCGGACAGATCTTTGAAACGGTACGCAAAGGATTGAAATTTTACACCAGCGGTACCATGGGCTTTGTGGATGTGCAGGATGTTGCCAAATGCATGATCGCCCTGATGGATAGCGACATTAGCGGTGAACGTTATATTATCAATGGCGAGAACCGATCCTATCAACAACTTTTTAGCGAAATAGCGGGTTTCCTTGGTGTGCCTGCGCCTGCTAAGCTGGCCAAGCCATGGTTGATGGAAGTGGCCTGGCGCGGTGCTTCCCTGTGGGGGAGCCTTACCGGACATGACCCGGCTATAGATAAAACCAGCGCGAAAGCAGCATCGGTTGTTAGAGAATTTGACACCAGCAAGATCAGGAAAGCAATCGGGTTTGAATTTAAACCACTGAGCGAAACAGTTAAGGAAGTTTGTGAAAGCTTTAAGGATTGA